The Luteitalea sp. DNA window ACCCGTTCCGTAGAGCATTGCCTGCATGGCGCGACCGAGAGCATACGCCCCGACAAGCCCCAAGACCAGGCCCCCTGCAGCGAGGGTCACGCCTTCTCGTAGAATCTGCAGCCGCACCTGACTGTGCCCAGCACCGAGCGCCATGCGCAGCCCGATCTCCGGTGTCCGCTGCGCGACCGTGAAGGCCATCACCGCATAGATGCCGAGCGCGGCC harbors:
- a CDS encoding FtsX-like permease family protein, with the translated sequence AALGIYAVMAFTVAQRTPEIGLRMALGAGHSQVRLQILREGVTLAAGGLVLGLVGAYALGRAMQAMLYGTGALDLPVVLVAGLVLLSTALVACYVPARRASAVDPMIALRQE